From one Eucalyptus grandis isolate ANBG69807.140 chromosome 9, ASM1654582v1, whole genome shotgun sequence genomic stretch:
- the LOC120288158 gene encoding disease resistance protein RUN1-like codes for MLKSMLNLESNDDVVMVGLWGQGGIGKTTLVKALYNSTFRQFEGSCFLANVRETSKGCKDLVTLQEILLKDTLLLQQRLEVSTVDKGINIIQRRLGCKKVLLILDDVDDLRQLNALAGDGKWFGNGSRIIITTRDRHLLTCQGIYQDHVYEVEALDDNQACELLSKHASHMHQIRIDLVNGALNYAKGLPLALEVLGSLLSGETEDVWESTLMKLSRSPNKNINNVLKISYEGLDENEKEIFLHVACFFRGWTRQYTKKVLESCDLETTVGFEILVQRSLIRIEYDILEMHDLIQLMGKDIVNQECPGDPRRRSRLWLYDDVDEVLSHDEEDCAVKAIVLELPKWTEMCIHPDAFTKMRRLRLLILRNVLDSFQGLLCLPKGLRWFEWPRCARWIPKFSSGSMKLVGIDMRQASVTIVPKKFKVSIYLHRSFHCLLHLHVYMCITCTRTRNEVVFPSF; via the exons ATGCTAAAATCAATGTTAAACCTTGAATCTAATGATGATGTTGTGATGGTGGGATTATGGGGACAAGGAGGTATAGGGAAGACAACCTTGGTGAAAGCCCTATACAATTCTACTTTTAGACAATTTGAGGGTTCATGTTTTCTAGCAAATGTTCGAGAAACATCAAAAGGTTGCAAGGATCTAGTGACTTTGcaagaaatattattaaaagataCATTATTACTACAGCAAAGATTAGAAGTGTCCACTGTTGATAAAGGTATTAATATAATACAACGCAGACTTGGTTGCAAGAAAGTTCTCCTGATCCTTGATGACGTGGATGACCTACGCCAATTAAATGCTTTGGCAGGAGATGGCAAGTGGTTTGGTAATGGGAGTAGGATCATTATTACTACAAGAGACAGACATTTGCTAACTTGTCAGGGGATATATCAAGATCATGTGTATGAAGTCGAAGCACTAGATGACAATCAAGCTTGTGAGCTGCTTAGTAAGCATGCTTCTCATATGCACCAAATCAGAATAGATCTAGTAAATGGGGCTCTGAATTATGCTAAAGGTcttcctttagcacttgagGTGTTGGGTTCCTTATTATCTGGTGAAACAGAAGATGTATGGGAAAGTACACTGATGAAACTTTCTAGGAGTCCTAACAAAAACATTAATAACGTGCTCAAAATTAGTTATGAAGGACTagatgaaaatgagaaagaaatcttTCTCCACGTTGCCTGCTTCTTTAGGGGGTGGACAAGACAATATACAAAGAAAGTTCTTGAAAGTTGCGATCTTGAGACAACTGTAGGATTTGAAATTCTTGTTCAGAGGTCCTTGATAAGAATTGAGTATGACATCCTAGAAATGCATGACTTAATTCAATTGATGGGTAAGGATATTGTGAACCAAGAATGTCCCGGTGATCCCAGAAGACGCAGCAGACTATGGTTGTATGATGATGTTGACGAGGTTCTGTCACATGACGAG GAAGATTGTGCTGTAAAAGCCATAGTGTTGGAGCTACCTAAGTGGACAGAGATGTGTATCCATCCTGATGCATTTACAAAAATGAGAAGGCTGAGATTGCTCATCTTGCGCAATGTGCTGGATTCTTTCCAAGGTCTTTTATGTCTTCCTAAGGGGCTTAGATGGTTTGAATGGCCTAGATGTGCGCGCTggattccaaaattttcctctGGTTCAATGAAATTAGTGGGAATTGATATGAGACAAGCCAGTGTCACAATAGTGCCTAAAAAATTTAAGGTGAGCATTTACCTACATAGATCTTTTCATTGTCTACTTCATTTGCATGTGTATATGTGTATTACATGTACTAGAACACGAAACGAAGTGGTGTTCCCTAGTTTTTGA